A segment of the Carya illinoinensis cultivar Pawnee chromosome 1, C.illinoinensisPawnee_v1, whole genome shotgun sequence genome:
GACTTAGGGCCTCCATTACGATGACAAATAAAAggggtgataatggatcaccttgTCGTAATCCCCGCGAGCTATTAAAGAATCCCACCGAATCTCCATTTACTAACACTGAGAAACGAGCCGTTGACACACAATGTCTCATCCACTTTCTCCATCTtgtcccaaaaccacatctactCAACATGTATAACAAGAAGTCccagttgacatgatcataggccttttccatgtctaatttgCATAAAATACCTGGTTCTCTCGCCTTGATCCTGTAGTCCAAACACTCATTTGCTATAAGGACCGAATCCAGTATTTGGCGCCCtctcacaaaagcattttgagtcTTTTGAGTCTTGGAGATAATTTTATCCATGACTGTGCTCATTCTATTAGCCAGGACTTTAGAGATTATCTTGTAAATGCTCCCCACCAgactaataggcctgaaatcTTGTACCTCTATAGCACCCTTTTTTTTTGGGACTAGTGCGATGAAAGTAGCATTCAAACTCTTCTCGAATTTGCCATATGTGAAAAATTCCTGGAAAACCTGCATTACATCTTCCCTCACCACCTCCCAGCACTTCTGAAAGAAAGCCATAGTAAAGCCATCCGGGCCCCGTGCTttgtctttattcattttcctgACTACTATGtgtacctcttcctcttcaaatggtctctccaaccaCGCCATACTCCTTTGGTCGATGTGCTCAAAATCTAATCCATCTAAAGTAGGTCTCCAATCATGAGGTTCTGATAATAAGTGTTCAAAGTGTCCAGCCACATGATTCTTAATTTCAGCTTGGTTTGTAAGTGCACCACCATCCACGTTTAGAGACTCAATGGTATTGAACCTCCTATGAGAGTTTGCAATGCGATGAAAAAACTTCATGCACCTATCTCCCTTCCTAAGCCACAAAGCCCTTGACTTTTGTCGCCACGAAATTTCCTCCATAAGAATCACTCTTTCCAAATCAGCAACAACTTGCCCTTTGCGATTGCTCTCATCTCCACCTCCCTCCAAGTTTTGTAGCTCttgaaacagattttttttttttgtagcgtAACATCACCAAATATTTGCTCATTCCATAActtcaaatcatttttcaacGACTTCAACTTTCCAGCCAATACATTACTCGGGTCGCCCTGCAAATGATATGAGCTCCACCATTGTCCCACCAACTCCACAAACCCCTCACGttttaaccacatattctcaaatttaaaaggcCTTCTACCCCCTGGGATCCCTCCACAATCCAGCACAATGGGAAAGTGGTCCGAACAAATCCTAGAAAGCCTTTTTTGAGAGAGATCTGGATAATGTTCCTCCCAAGATGGAGATATTAAGAATCTATCTATTCTTGACCAGGCTTGATTTGAGGACCAAGTATAATCACCCCCCATAAGTGGTACATCCATTAATTCTAGCTCATAAATAAATTCTGAAAATTCCCTCATAGCAAGAGTTTGTCGACCCTCCCTTGATCTTTCGCTAGGAAATCTAGTCACATTAAAATCTCCTCCAATACACCATGGCACCTCCCACCATGAAGCCATAcctgcaagttcatcccaaagcaTCCGCCGCTTACAATCCAAATTAGGACCATACACACCAGCGAAAGCCCACGCAAACCCATCTTCAAAGTTTTTGAACAAGCACCCCACCGAATATTCTCCCACAAACTCATCAATATTTTCCACCACCCTTTTATCTCACATAACTAATACTCCCCCGAGGCCCCTTGCGAAGGTAAATAGGACCATCCTGCAAATTGGCAGTTCCATAAACTCCTTATGACTCTTCTTGtaataatcttcaattttgtttcCTGCAAGCAAATAATGTCCAGCTTCCATTGTCTCAACAAAGATCGTACCCGGAGGCGTTTGTTAACCTCATTCAACCCCCTTACATTCCAGCTCagaatttttggcttcatttaACGACTAACACAGCCCTTCCCGTATTTCTACTACGACTTGTACTCCCCTCCTTTCCATCCTTGCCATCATAATTAATAGACCAAGTAAGCCTTCTCAActccctactttttttttatacagcACCATGTTGATAGTGACTGGCCTCAATGGCTGTTAATAGCGCCTTGAATTGGTCTTCATAGCCCACACATGAGATCCCCACCACACTTTGCATCTCTATCACCTTGTTCAGGACCCAATTATGGGGTAGGGGAGTTATCATACTTATAGGCGAAGGATCCTCTGAGAAATCCTCACCCTCAAACAGAACCATTGAACCTTCCCCCTCCACCTcccttctctcattttcttccacaTTTTCCTTCACCCGAGAGGCTCTAACCCCTTCTACATCtggaatttcatcttcttccccAGGCGTAGGACATTCTTCACTTGCTATGGGTTCCTCTTCCTCCAACGACATGGTCAGTGTCTGACCCAAGCTCCCCATCGCACTCATCAACCTTCCAGCAATTCTCGGCTCACTCATTGGCGTGCTCTGGATCTCCTGCAGTGACGTCGGGTTGCACAGAGTCATATTCGAGGTTGTCGGCATTTTCTGTCCCATCGGCGAGGTTAGCTCCTCATCCACAGACGTCAGGTTACATGCAGAGTCTCCATCGCTACCCAAAATTTCTCCCTCTTCCATAACCACTGCTAAGTTGGCCTCCACCGGACCACCATCTGCCTCCTCCGAGACCACCGAAAAAGTCTGGGTCGACTTTGTCACCCTTTGCTCAAGTATCGGCTCCGATACTGAAGATTTCGGCTTGGCCGAAATATCGGATGCAGCTGGATACCTCCTCCCCGTATCCACCCACTTCTTTCTCGGGCTTGGGTCGAGATCCAGCCCTTTACCCTTCAGCCCAACCAACAAGTCCTGACCCATCTGCACCTGCACTTCTGTATGTCGGCCCAACTGCATTTCTGATTCGTGGCCCATGTCTAAGCCCAAGCCCATGTTTTTTTCTTCTGCCCTTTTGATAAGCCATTCAATTTTTTCCTGCATATCTTTGACTTGTGCCATTAGCTCCTATAACACGCCTTCCTCCCTTTCCATATTAAGGCCATCATTTTCTCTGCCATTTCCTACTACACTCTGGTTAGCAGCTGGAAAAACACCTCTCGGCAGACCTACCCTATCTCTCGGCTTGTCCCCTATTCTGATATTGGAAAGCTGGTTACTAGGCTTCTGTTGGAGAGCCTCCCTATACGACTGAGAGGCAAACTGCACAGCCTTCTCTGGTGGTGGTAAGACAGCAGGGCTTCCTCCCACCTCCCTCATTACCTCCATCAACCTCCTCCATCCCCTACCATCTTTATCCTCTGGTATACAAACAGAGTTTCTGTGCCCACCTCCTCCATATGCCACCACCTCCATGTATCCACCCCAAAAGTTGGAGCATCTCTGTGCAGTATAACCTCTTCCTCTTTCTCTATGTGCAGAATAGAACACCTTCCTCCCACTTTTCAGACAATCCTCCATGGCTTTAATGAACCATCTAACTGAGTTCAGACCCAAACACATCTATGTTATCActcttctccctctctcaaTAATGAACACTTGCACCCCATCTCTAAAAACCTCAAATTCCTTAGCTTCTATAACCACAAATTTCGAAAGCCCCATCCCACTCAAGATTTAGCAACCTCAAGCTTCACCAGGAGGAAAAGTTCCTCCTGAGAAAACTTTAGGTGTACGGAgagaattctctctctctaaaagcaGAAATAAAAGCCCAGAaggaaaaacttttttttttgataagtagccCAGAAGGAAAAACTTGGAAAACTGACAATGGTTCTTGGACCAAATAGCTACTACTTCTCCCATAAATGAGGGGTGGAGAGCGTCGTTACAAGTTTTAACGCATTCACGAGGATGAGTTATATTTAaccttctcttttccttttaaagAAAGATTCCCAACGACATTAGTTTCTGTCAAGAGAAGCAGGCTCAGGTGTTCTCTCACTTAACATCTTGCAAACAAGGGCCAGTTCTCATTTTGTCCCAAAATTGCCTCTGAATATAAActgtaaaaggcttcttgtgTCCCAAAAAAAGTCCTGGTAAAATTAGGTTGTGAAAGTTACTATGTGGAGTTCATAATTGGACACAGTTTGATGATGGGCCTTGGTCTGTTCAGACAATTTCAAGCTCCGATATATGAGGAATCTTAATACTTGGAATTGAAAGAAAAcatgtaattataaatatcacaaGAGCAACTATATATGAATGTAGAGCTGCTTTATCTAATTGATTGATTATATAAATGCACTGTAGAACTGCTTTCATCTAATTGATCAATTATAGTAATGCATTTATCTAATGTATTTTGAACTGTGTTGGAAACACCTTGGAATATTCTTGTGGTATATCTAATTTGATCTGATCTGTGTCTTCTGATTGACAGCatcactatttttttcttcgcTAAGGAAGAGCAGAACTGTAAATTTGTTCCGCAATTTCCTGAAGCCTTTATGCCTGTGCGAATCCCCTTTCAGAAAGGATCTGGACAGACATTCTGTCAGCCTTCGGGAACAGGTGTTGACTTAGGCTTCTTTGAGTTGGATTATCTCTCAAAACCATCACCTAAAGAAGATGTGTTTCCTATTGTAATATCTGCTGAAACAAGCTCGCCACCTCATTCAACAGACGAGCATCTAGGTGAGCCTGTGCCCACCACAAACCCTCATATGCAGATTACACAAGCTATTCTAGAGAAGAATGGTGATGGACCTTTTCAAGTGAGAGTTATTAGGCAAATACTCTGGATTGATGGAGTTTGCTATGAGCTCCATGACATATATGGAATAGGAACCTCAGTAGCAGAAGGGTTCGATGACAACGACCCGGGGAAGGAGTGCGTTATATGCATGACTGAACCTAAGGACACGGCTGTATTACCTTGTCGACATATGGTGAGAGTTCATctgtatttttcatttcaaaagatgataatcaattgCACGAGATAAACTCCATCCTGGTTTTCCTTCACTCATTATGGATAATGAGATAGGATGCCAGAACAACTAACATGGTTGATTTAATTCCAAGCACGGGTTGGAGTCATCTAATCACCTATCTACCCTTTATTGGATCCCATGCGGGACTGCTGCAAAACCATCCAAGCTCATTTTGCTTCTGATATATTTTGTTTCTGATATATATGTCCATTTAATCTATATGCATATGAAGAGAGTGAAAACATTAGATGGTTGGGTGATTTATATGATGCCCTGGCATTCCatgttttcttattttccaGCTCATGGGTTAGAACTTAGAACACAACAACCGCCCACATACAAACACACCATCTGAGGAGAATTTTCAACTAGCAATATATAGATGAAAATGTACAAAATTAAACACCAACATCCATGATGTTATTTATGGCAATATTTTTATGTCGTTTTCCATGAGGGTAAAAAATTTACTTGCACAACTACTGAGTTTCTTAGAAACATTTGTGACTGTTTATGTACTGCAAGCTGGTAAAATACGTCTTTTCCTCTAGTTTCACGTTTTAAATCTCAGTTACTTTGTTCTCAAGTTTTATATTTGGTATTTTTCAGTGTATGTGCAGCGAGTGTGCAAAAGCATTGACGCTTCAATCTAATAAGTGCCCTATATGCCGCCAACCTATCAAGGAACTTATAGAGATCAAGATAAATAATGGTAATCAGTGAGATTCTTTTCTTCATACTAAAGATGGATTGCATGGTACGACTTTCAACTACTTTTTGTTTTCATGTGTCATCAACTTTTTTATCTCTctctaatttgatttttttttccttctgtatATTGTAAAAGAAGTATCAGGACTTAGTGATCatctgatattttattatatcaaaCAAAATCTGATATTTTATTAACAAGCACTGAGTTGTGAATCTGTAGTGTTCAAGCGTCAGCAAGAGAGGCCATTTGTCTCGGGCATtgaaaagtacaaaaaaaaaaaaaacgtggtTTTTGAACTGAATGGACTATTGAATCAGTTGGAACAACATTTTCGTGAAAAATAACGTCTCACTAGGTGTTGGTTAATCTTTTAACATCTCTCccaaaaaattaagttaaattATCATGCGCATGCACTACTTAGtctcatttgttttcacaaatgaaatgggatgagatgagatgaaagttgaaaattaaataaactattattaaaatatattttattattattattgtttttggatttgaaaatgttcagttgtttattttattttgtgtgagaatttgagaaagttgtaataattatataagatgaattgagaagttttgtgaaaacaaacgaaaGTTTTGAGTTCTATATGATATCTTTGTGAAGAATAAATTTCCTTGTACTCTACCCCTTTTGGGAAagcaagggaaaaaaaaaatggccctGCCTCTcgattgaaattttattttattttatattcatatatatatgtgatagtGAGCGATCTAGAGAGTCAGAAAGGGAGGAAGCTTGACAATTTGAGGCTATCTGCACGAACATTCTAGGTCTTGTGCCAGGCGAGCCTTATAAGGAATATTTGGCATAGAAGGTAGGAATAAGTGGGACAAACTAAGAATCTGGCCCTTTTATTCAGTCATTTCATTTTATGGAGCATCTTTTCATAGCCTCTCTGATCTCTTTTGTGCCAGTCGGCATCACAGAAATGGTTTCCCTTAGAATGACACTAGTTGATTATTGTTTGGTTCTTTTAGTATTTGCTGTACAGTCTATTCGGTCTCCAGTGTTGTAGGGTTTGGGGAATTCCTCGTTGCATCTCACTACTGGTTGTTGTGCAAGGCACTTTTATGGTTCCCCACCACATTACAAATTCACCATGGACAAAGTTATGAGTGAGGTTCGAACTTGACTGTTTTGGTGCACGTGTATTGTTACTTATTTGAAACAGAAGGTGAAGTTTTTGACTGATAGGGGCAGAGGTTCATCTCAGTACTTTCTGCTTGCACTTGTGTTAGCACAAGTTTGTTAAATCGGCACAATCATATTTCTTTGGGCATTGAAC
Coding sequences within it:
- the LOC122274611 gene encoding probable E3 ubiquitin-protein ligase LUL4 — encoded protein: MGISFSSNRRRNNPYPQQPPPNYPSSSSYYYPSEPPPPPPPPPPPPPLHNCLPYPSRPHHPYPAYPPPPPPLPTPADSYYYSGGYSSSSYANPMTVRFNYHPYHANQANGWPSARPPVGPAVDRPRYVEHKNAKKVRNDVNVHKDTLRVEVDKHNPDHHLVSFVFDALYDGSITIFFFAKEEQNCKFVPQFPEAFMPVRIPFQKGSGQTFCQPSGTGVDLGFFELDYLSKPSPKEDVFPIVISAETSSPPHSTDEHLGEPVPTTNPHMQITQAILEKNGDGPFQVRVIRQILWIDGVCYELHDIYGIGTSVAEGFDDNDPGKECVICMTEPKDTAVLPCRHMCMCSECAKALTLQSNKCPICRQPIKELIEIKINNGNQ